A stretch of Prunus dulcis chromosome 6, ALMONDv2, whole genome shotgun sequence DNA encodes these proteins:
- the LOC117632349 gene encoding protein NUCLEAR FUSION DEFECTIVE 4-like, which translates to MAKMGGSKASNGSRKNSELLPFAVHVVQGRWFSVFASFLIMAGAGATYLFGVYSKQIKSSLGYDQTTLNLLGFFKDLGANVGVLSGLIGEVTPTWFVLLIGSAMNFAGYFMIWLAVTAKIPKPKVWHMCLYICIGANSQNFANTGALVTCVKNFPASRGVMLGLLKGFTGLSGAIFTQIYLAVYGNNSKSMILLIAWLPAALSVVFVYTIRPMKLVRQPNELRVFYHFLYVSIALALFLMAMIIVQKQVSFSQAAYAGSVTVVCVFLFVPLGIAIREELLLWNLKKQPGDPPTELTIEKAPQTIEAKEDALPSNSSKEQKQDTKKSCFADIFNKPERGEDYAILQALLSVDMLILFIATLCGLGSSLTAVDNLGQIGESLGYPTKTISSFVSLVSIWNYFGRVFSGFVSESLLVKWKVPRPLMMTFVLLLSCAGHLLIAFPAPGSVYVASVIIGFSFGAQLPLLFAIISELFGLKYYSTLFNCGQLASPLGSYILNVKVTGMLYDREALKELAKKGMARSSVKELICLGSQCYRLAFTILASITFFGALVSLVLVIRTREFYKGDIYKKFTEDAEDA; encoded by the coding sequence ATGGCCAAAATGGGCGGTTCCAAAGCCAGTAATGGCAGCAGAAAAAACAGTGAACTGCTTCCTTTTGCAGTCCACGTGGTTCAAGGCAGATGGTTCTCTGTGTTTGCCTCCTTTCTCATCATGGCTGGAGCTGGTGCTACTTACCTCTTTGGTGTCTACTCCAAGCAGATCAAGTCCTCTCTTGGCTATGACCAAACAACCCTCAACTTGCTAGGGTTCTTCAAAGACCTTGGTGCAAATGTTGGTGTCCTCTCAGGCCTTATTGGTGAAGTCACCCCAACCTGGTTTGTGCTCCTAATTGGCTCAGCCATGAATTTTGCAGGCTACTTCATGATTTGGCTGGCTGTGACTGCCAAAATTCCCAAGCCAAAAGTTTGGCACATGtgcctttacatttgcattgGGGCCAACTCTCAAAACTTTGCAAACACAGGAGCTCTTGTCACTTGTGTCAAGAATTTCCCAGCTAGCAGAGGTGTTATGCTTGGTCTGTTAAAGGGTTTTACTGGGCTTAGTGGAGCCATATTTACTCAAATTTACTTGGCTGTCTATGGAAACAattcaaaatccatgattcTTCTCATTGCTTGGCTTCCTGCTGCTCTATCAGTAGTTTTTGTTTACACCATTAGACCCATGAAGCTTGTTAGGCAACCCAATGAGCTCAGAGTCTTTTACCATTTCCTCTATGTCTCAATTGCCCTTGCACTTTTCCTCATGGCTATGATTATAGTTCAAAAGCAAGTTTCTTTCTCCCAAGCTGCCTATGCTGGAAGTGTCACTGTGGTTTGTGTGTTCCTCTTTGTCCCTCTTGGCATTGCCATTAGAGAGGAGCTGCTCCTCTGGAACCTCAAGAAACAACCTGGTGATCCTCCAACTGAGTTGACCATTGAGAAAGCACCACAAACAATTGAAGCGAAAGAAGATGCATTGCcatcaaattcctcaaaagAGCAAAAACAGGACACAAAGAAATCTTGTTTTGCTGACATATTCAACAAGCCAGAAAGAGGAGAAGACTACGCCATTTTACAAGCATTACTAAGTGTCGACATGCTCATTTTGTTCATTGCGACGCTATGCGGACTCGGGTCAAGTTTGACAGCAGTAGACAATTTGGGGCAAATTGGTGAGTCTCTGGGATATCCAACCAAAACAATAAGCTCTTTTGTGTCATTAGTTAGTATATGGAACTACTTTGGGAGAgtcttttctgggtttgtcTCTGAAAGCCTATTGGTAAAGTGGAAAGTCCCCAGACCCCTCATGATGacctttgttcttcttctatcATGTGCTGGCCATCTCCTCATTGCCTTTCCAGCCCCTGGTTCAGTTTATGTGGCATCCGTGATCATTGGGTTTTCTTTCGGTGCCCAACTTCCGTTGCTTTTCGCCATCATTTCCGAACTCTTTGGCCTCAAGTACTACTCTACATTGTTCAATTGTGGACAACTAGCAAGTCCCCTTGGCTCCTATATACTGAATGTGAAGGTCACTGGAATGCTCTATGACAGAGAGGCATTGAAAGAGCTAGCAAAGAAAGGGATGGCTAGGTCTTCGGTGAAGGAGCTAATTTGCCTCGGGAGCCAATGCTATAGGTTGGCTTTCACAATTTTAGCTTCAATCACATTCTTTGGTGCTCTTGTTTCACTGGTTTTGGTGATCAGGACCCGAGAGTTCTACAAAGGTGATATATACAAGAAGTTCACAGAAGACGCAGAAGATGCAtag
- the LOC117630201 gene encoding uncharacterized protein LOC117630201 produces MVGEMKLMIAEEQKFQGKALSLSHTKTAITTIKEKFTEQQLQMFEQSCFGHLLGIEDLKWTSPIVHGLLLRKADPKTVSQLNGIKFIVGKKVIQFTAQQFCIVTGLRFGNLPFIPIPTNENCSLKRKYFANDKAVNLLELEKAFLECDDVDDVFKLGFLYFAVFVLLGSEKHVHIDMRYLKLAEDLEEFGKYPWGAVSYAKTNASLLRALCADYQRVKVPTKTAKTKKSGKKPTTTATGRPREYHLKGFPYALQIWAYEVFPALAALHLVVHEENAHIPRLLHWRSNSSPLFYELMSQVFENREVDVQLLRPSVMDKQQPYWTWGDSADDSEELVDLLGDDAEQQTGTSASVEEKEKDIDDTANLPSSSKGTVASRELRTLKRDFQRTKDELAKVSLSNRALCDRVHQLEDKVRKESMKAEKEFEKNTKCVEDFRNTLASMEHYFKLEIEQLKKQNGGVNEAAEGHEDLGSPHMNEGGNNDLSPLHAYVSPPTEPAVMETQVPGDGAEPSAAMVVEEAKMAASVPHSEVHEVADPAESDELPTPEDVAGCDEICQRVMKLLEDWKITKSMPSGGLMNPPSLPTVTMAGDEEGSSSVEKKRSGR; encoded by the exons ATGGTTGGTGAAATGAAGTTGATGATTGCGGAGGAACAAAAATTCCAAGGGAAAGCATTGTCGTTATCCCATACGAAGACGGCAATCACTACGATCAAGGAGAAATTCACTGAACAACAGCTGCAAATGTTTGAACagagttgttttggtcatctcCTAGGGATTGAGGACCTCAAGTGGACTTCTCCGATTGTCCACGGGTTGCTGCTCAGGAAAGCTGATCCCAAGACAGTTTCCCAACTGAACGGGATCAAATTCATTGTTGGCAAGAAGGTCATCCAATTCACGGCGCAGCAATTTTGCATCGTGACAGGGCTAAGGTTTGGAAACCTTCCCTTTATTCCGATTCCCACGAATGAGAACTGCTCATTGAAACGGAAGTACTTTGCCAACGATAAAGCTGTGAACCTGTTGGAATTAGAAAAGGCCTTCCTCGAATGCGATGATGTGGACGATGTATTCAAGCTTGGATTCTTATACTTTGCTGTCTTTGTGCTGTTGGGCAGCGAAAAACATGTCCACATTGACATGCGATATTTGAAGTTGGCGGAAGACCTTGAAGAGTTTGGGAAGTATCCATGGGGTGCTGTGTCTTATGCGAAGACAAATGCGTCACTGCTGAGGGCACTTTGTGCAGATTACCAGCGAGTGAAAGTGCCCACAAAaactgccaaaacaaaaaaatctggaAAGAAACCAACAACAACGGCAACCGGTAGACCAAGAGAGTACCACCTCAAAGGTTTTCCCTATGCACTTCAG ATTTGGGCGTATGAGGTGTTTCCAGCGTTGGCTGCACTACATTTGGTGGTGCACGAAGAAAATGCGCACATCCCTCGTTTACTACATTGGAGGAGCAATAGTTCGCCGCTTTTTTATGAGCTAATGAGCCAAGTATTCGAGAACCGTGAG GTTGATGTGCAGCTTCTCCGGCCATCTGTGATGGACAAGCAGCAGCCGTATTGGACTTGGGGTGACAGTGCTGACGACAGTGAAGAACTTGTTGACTTGTTGGGCGATGACGCTGAACAACAAACCGGCACTTCTGCCTctgtagaagaaaaagagaaggacaTTGACGATACTGCAAACCTTCCGTCGTCTTCTAAG GGTACAGTCGCGTCCAGAGAGTTACGCACTTTGAAGCGTGACTTTCAAAGGACAAAGGATGAATTGGCCAAAGTTTCCCTATCAAATCGAGCACTTTGCGACAGAGTGCATCAGTTGGAAGACAAGGTACGGAAGGAGTCAATGAAAGCTGAAAAAGAGTtcgaaaaaaatacaaagtgtGTGGAGGATTTCCGCAACACCCTGGCTTCAATGGAGCATTATTTTAAGTTGGAGATAGAGCagctgaaaaaacaaaatggtggGGTGAATGAAGCTGCGGAAGGACATGAGGACCTCGGTAGTCCTCATATGAATGAAGGAGGCAACAATGACTTGTCGCCATTACATGCCTATGTAAGTCCGCCGACAGAACCGGCAGTAATGGAAACACAAGTCCCCGGTGATGGAGCCGAACCTTCCGCAGCCATGGTAGTTGAAGAGGCAAAAATGGCCGCTTCAGTTCCTCACTCAGAAGTGCATGAAGTAGCTGACCCGGCAGAATCCGATGAGCTGCCTACCCCGGAAGATGTTGCTGGGTGTGACGAAATCTGCCAAAGAGTCATGAAGCTGTTAGAAGATTGGAAAATCACTAAGAGTATGCCATCGGGAGGTTTGATGAATCCTCCAAGTCTACCCACAGTTACTATGGCTGGTGATGAAGAAGGTAGTTcaagtgttgaaaaaaaaagaagtggaagGTAA
- the LOC117629915 gene encoding DNA repair protein XRCC3 homolog, which produces MTPQNLMLLPLSTPKLSIGCPILDHCLGGGIACNSITELVGERGSGKTQLCLQLTVRAQLPPSHGGLGGSSIHIFTEFSFPFRRLQQLGNLYHASYPNLIRLEPLEDIYVHGVHDAQELIHVLGDIEAFIAIDHTRLPVKLIVIDSIAALFRSQHQTTPADLKRRSEMFFNISGTLKGLANKYGLAVVVTNQVVDFIGPHHGVNGVRLGNLESLDTSGRRVSPALGLAWAHCINSRVFLARHEQSIEVDIRNAPSTSICSQTHRTFHLVFAPHLAYASAQFVIKKEGIVGVSQ; this is translated from the coding sequence ATGacaccccaaaacctcatgcTCCTTCCTCTTTCAACCCCTAAATTATCCATTGGATGCCCAATACTAGATCACTGCTTGGGGGGTGGGATAGCCTGCAACTCCATAACAGAATTAGTAGGGGAGAGAGGTTCTGGGAAGACGCAGCTTTGTCTCCAACTTACGGTACGAGCTCAGCTCCCACCCTCACATGGCGGACTAGGGGGCTCCTCCATCCACATATTCACAGAATTCAGCTTCCCATTTCGTCGATTGCAACAACTAGGCAACCTTTATCATGCATCATACCCCAACTTAATAAGGTTGGAGCCATTGGAAGACATATATGTTCATGGTGTTCATGATGCTCAAGAACTCATCCATGTCCTTGGAGACATAGAAGCATTTATTGCCATTGATCACACCCGCCTACCTGTGAAACTCATTGTCATTGATTCCATTGCTGCATTGTTCCGATCACAGCATCAGACAACACCGGCAGATTTGAAACGGCGGTCTGAAATGTTCTTCAACATATCTGGGACATTGAAGGGTTTAGCAAATAAGTATGGGTTGGCGGTGGTTGTCACCAACCAAGTGGTGGATTTTATTGGGCCACATCATGGAGTGAATGGGGTGAGGTTGGGAAACTTGGAGTCCCTAGACACATCAGGCAGACGGGTGAGTCCAGCTTTGGGACTGGCTTGGGCACATTGCATAAATTCAAGAGTGTTCTTGGCAAGACATGAGCAATCTATTGAGGTTGACATTCGTAATGCTCCTTCAACAAGTATATGTAGTCAAACACATAGGACATTTCACCTTGTATTTGCCCCACATCTGGCCTATGCATCGGCCcaatttgtgataaaaaaagaaggtatagTCGGAGTATCACAGTAA